The sequence tAAAGATAAATATCTCTACTTTTACCAGTGGATTTCTTTTGGGCTCAGGTGTAGCAGCACTGTTGAGTGGTACTGATTAATAGTTGGCCAAGCTGAAGTagcttgtttgacacatttcaCACTCGCAGCAGGCATTCAAGACAGAAAATGTGATGTGAGTCCGACAGTCGGTGCCCTGGTGTAACTTCAGGTCTAACAATGGGTGCCCAGCTTCTGTGGCTGTATTCCTGTCCGAACAGTAGCACACTGATGTCATTAGTTCTAACCCTACATGaacaaagtaaaataatgcCTTAAACAGTCATAGGTAGACTATCACAATTCCTTTTGTGTCCATCTGCTTTTCTGCAAATTGAAAAGCTGATTTAAATACATTACAGTGTGTaaaaaatacagatataaaaaaaatacggTGACATTTTCTCAGTTCACATTTGTGGCTTCCCATCCTGACGAGCCTCTGAGCAGCGGTGGTGCTCCCGGCTCTGACGGCCCTCACAGTCCCTGCTCCAGCCCCAGAGCCGTGCCGAGCATCGCCCGGACTTTGCACACCCCCAGAGAAACACGCACACTCAGCCACGAGCAGCGCTGCGACGAGTGGCTCTCGGCCCAGTAGCGCGTCATCTCCCCGGGGGAGATGTGGTGGACGGCCACCATGGCCTGATAGCAGCATCGCCCGTACGGCACGCCCGGCCCACCGGAGAAAAACGGGCAGTGTGAGGGCAGCACTCCGGCCACCCGAGCGCACAGACCCACAAACACGTCCTCGGGGGGCAGAGGTGCAGATAAGGGTAACGCAGAGGCTGCCAGGGAGATTTTGAGCAATGCAGAGCGGGACAGGACGTAGGCCGTACCGCTGCAGTAGTCCGGATAGACAGAGGGAGGGTAGGCCCCCGGGGGGTGGTAGTGCTTGCTGTCCGGGTCGCGGTCCGGAGCCACTTTGAGATGCACCCTCCCCAGGTACAGGTCCTCCTGTTCGTACGGGTTACGGCTTTTGTTCAGGAAGTGCAGGAGGGCGCTGGGGTTGAACAGGACATCGTCGTCCACTTTGGCCGTGAAGTGCGCCTGAGGGCAGAAGCGCCTCGCCCACCCCAGCATGGAAAGAGTTTTCAGGGTGAGGTTGGAGTAGGTGTCCAGAAAACGCCCCTGCACGACATCTCCACGCTCTCTGGCCTCTTCTATCAGCAGCTTGGACAAACCAGGGTCGGACGCCACACCCACCATGAAGAGGGTCATGACCCGCAGGCCCCCGGCCTCCACCACCCCTCCCCAGGTGTCCCTGATGGCTTGGCGGGCCCTCTGATTGGCAGGAGCTGAGATAACCATGGTGATGAGGTGAGGCTTGGCGCGCTGGCACACCAGCGGGCTGGGCATGAGCAGGAACTCCTCCGGTCTGGTTGGAGGGACGCTCTGCGGGGGGAGGACACCGACCTGCGGCTCCAGCGCTGCGTTCATGCTCATGGATGTGACCCACGACTCGATCAGGTCCACGAAGAGCAGCGCCAGCAGCGCAGCGCCCGACACCGACGCGCAAAGGAGCGGCGCAACGCCAAGCCTGGTCCCTCGCTTCCCCAACCGGATCTTGCATACCCACAGCCCCCGTCCCACCATGACCGGCCCCTGTCTGGCTCCGGGACCCGCTGTAGCCGACGCAATCAGTCCGCTTCTCGGTGGTTCCTCTTTGCGCCCACGACTAGAATTTGTCCGCCGTCATTGCGCGTCCTGGTGTCCGGAGGGTCTGCAGCCGGAGGATGCGGCAACAAAGAGGTCCTCTTGTGTCGGTGCTGCAGCCCCTGATCCAACCCGGCTGGTCTGACAGAAGTAGGATATGCAGCTGCGCAAACGAAGAGGTCGATGTGTTCGCTGCCcgcagctctttttttttttttttactacaaagATGCTTTTAAATACCGCGGACCGACTCTGATTCTGACGCAGGCTGTGACCGGATTCTGCCAATGATCGGACTCCCCCTCCctcaggctgctgctgcctcgAATGAttgctttttcttgttttcttttttttctctcgacAGTATTGGGACAGATTGGCTATTACGTGGACGAACCAGTCCGGAATTCTGATTTCAATCCGTATCAACACATTTACATCTAAATGTCTAATCGCATCAATACATGCCATCTGGAAGCTTTATTATTAAAAGGTTGTCTTATTATTTAACCAGCGGTActtgtttcatcttttgtgtgtttgtaggtttaAGTGTATATTTTAATGTATGCATGTGATATAAAATCAGATGAATCACTAGTGGGTTGTGATTTGTTATGTTAGAATCTGAGAACAGAATTGGAATCAAGTTAGAACATGGGAGAGGCAAGAACAGTAGAGAATGTTATTTTCGTGGGGTCATTTGATGAGGCGTGAAGCTCCTCCGGGCGCTTTCCGCTGCGCCCACGTCTCCTGAGCGCCGGTGGGGCAGGGCGACATCTGGTGGTCATTCTGAGGTACTTTCTGACGTTACCAGAGGTTCAGTCTCTGCATTTACATTGACAAAGGTCAATGTAAATCCAGTCAAATCGCACAGGCAAATagagatttcttttcttttctgcttcacAGATTTAAATAAGTGCACGAAGGAAAAGAGAACAAGTAGACAAGCCCCAGAGATGTCTGCACATTCGATATGTAAGGTGATCGTTCACTTGATAACAGCTGTACTACACCTTACTACCTTACTTTCAtttagtgaaacacaaaagagagatttctagatttttattttgtgcagaTGTTTATTTCCAAAGAATGTTGGCACAGATCCTTGTATGTGGGTGGCAACTTTCAAGTGTTTGCATCTGCAACTGCTGTAAACTAGAAGAGGATTGATTTGCAATGTCTTTAAATCCTGTTTATACATCCACATTTCCTGAAACTGGTTTATGATGAGCGCTACAAAAGTTTACACTTGACAGGAGAttgaagtgaatttttttttctactgttaAATACTCAGGTTAAACGGacaaaaatgaacacacataTGAATGGATGTTGAATTATATATTACAAAACACATATGATCAAAAGTTCAATGTCAAAGAGGATACTATGCTACACTCAGTGATTTATATGCCAAAAATGTTTTAGGATACTTTtgatttatctatctatctatctatttaaaTCAAAAGTATCCTAAAACATTTTTGGCATATAAATCACTGAGTGTAGCATAGTATCCTCTTTGACATTGAACTTTTGATCATATGTGTTTTGTGACCCATAAGTGCATGATTAAATTGTATCTATATCATTagtgttattaataataacttATCAATAATTAGTAACTACTTAGTAATATACTTGTAGAATTTCTTAGCATAAACAACAGCCGCACTAGATTTACTTTctataataatacaatattaaataaatagtaTACCATAATAAAGAGGAATGCAGTTCTTTAAAGAGTCAGATCTAAAGCCATGACCACATAAGTATGCTATATTAATCTCCATTTGTTCTCAATAAATTTGAATTCATTCCTATGGCTTTAACTGAAATTAAAACTATTAAtacaataaatatgaataaattgtCATATTTCAGTTGAttttgggtgtgtgtgaaatgtatgACATACTATCTCTTTAgtttattactattttataaTCTATAAATTGGATTATGCATATCCATACCCGTTGGCGACCGCACGTGATGACGTCATTCCTGTCTGGCtgtctgggggtgggggcggggctggagcGGGGCAGAGGCACGCGGGGACtcgagaggaaaagaaaaaaaaaacgaaccCATCACCGACGCGCTGGCAGACAGGGGTCACGAACTATGACCTTTAACAGacgaaaaccaaaacaaacattttataacACCTCAGAGAGCCCGGATTCTCCGACCCCCGTCTCCCGGAGGTAAGTGTCAATCCCGGATTTAAATCCGATGAAAGCTCTGAGAAGCTGGACGGTCTCGCGCGCGGCTAATCTGCAGCTAGCTTGTTAGCCGGCTGATGCGGAGCTCCGACACCAGCCTCCCGGAACCCAAAGGCGGAACGCAGGGCGCTGTCCGGCTGCGCGGACATGATTCACTGACATTTAAACTAATTATTACTATCTTAAGTGTCATTCGAGAGACTGGTCCCCAGGGATAGTGCGTCAAACCCGGGAGGGAGACGAGAGCAGTCCGCTCCGGGCGGTGTGGTTCACTTGTGTCAGCTAGCTTAAACGGCTAGCAGCGCAGCTGTAGATGAACTCGACCCTTTTACCTTTGCCACACCGGACAAACAAGTGGGTTGTCATTACTGACTGTATTCACcaaagattattattttttatttattataactgCATCAAGACTTTCCCACCCAGCTGTCTGGAAGGATAACCGCTccaatttatttatcattaagatTCCTCTCCGGTGATACTGGCTGACAGCCAGGTTCTCCATTTTGTTCTGTGTTGTGATGCGTTTGGGGGTATTGATGGTCATCCTGTTGGAACAATCGGTCCTGGATATGGACCGGGATGCCCCTCCCTGTGGGGGGAGAGTTGCAGTGGGGCTGCCGTGGGTAAATGAGTCCGTACTGTCAGTGTTTATTACCAGCTGACAGAGACTCGAACACAGCTGTAAAGAAGTAGATGTTCTGACTCTGAAGGattcctgaacgcaccattctCCATTCAAAGAGATGTTCCAGCACCAGTAAACTGTTCAgtgtattatgggatgtttggGTAGGTGTCATCAGCTGGGTTATTGTTAAAGTGCATGGGAAATGGATTTATGGATGATCAGaataaattattgttatttctcCACCGTTTTTACACATTCTGTCAATTTtaatcaaaagaaaatcaatgcagTTATCTTAGCTTCACccattccatccattcatccaagCATcacatataatataattatcAGAACATTTAGCAGATGTTTAAGCACTCagagttttattatttacttctCAAAACCTTATTCTTACTTCTGTGGTGTCACCTCATTCCCTGAGAGTGAATGGGAAACAATTTAAGTTCATAATtctgtgtgaagaaaaaaaagaaacatagataaaagacaaaatggctcaaatattataagtaaagttaatcaattaaaaacataaaatatggataaaaacaaaagcatataatcagagcaataaaaagtaagataaaaaagataagacaaaatgaaatctggtgtctatctagatgttaaaagccaaggagaagaggtaggtcttcacacgagatttaaaaacagacttcTAATGCAGGGACGTGTATATTAAAGCTGCGTATTAATTTCTATATAGGGATGTCATTTGTTCATATTTGTGTCATATAAGATACAATGAGGTGAGAACTGTGATGTAACCTGATTATCAGATATCTCTTTTATAGGCCCAGGTCTCACTTAGAGGTTATAGTCCACACTCATATGCAAGTGGAATAGATGTTGAGGCTttaagtaaattatttttctgtcagttaTTCACATCATGATTCTTTTGTTGACCCCTGCTCCCCTAGTACTATACTGGTAGTACTATACTGTACTACCAACTTGAGTGCCACACTCTTTATATTAAATTCGTATTTCAAATACTCCTCAAGTTGCGTGGATCGATTGCCTCCTATACTACTCGCTCAAGGAGAGAATGTGAGTACCCACTGGTTGTGTTTAATAATCAATAGGTTTTTTTATATTCAGGTGGTGTTCCAGAATATTTGAGGACTAAAACTTTTTTATGCAaccacagattttaaaaaatctaccGTTACCCATCAGGATACAGCAAGTCCTGACCAATGACAACTTTTCTTGTAATTGTAAAATTGCTTGAGAAAATGGTCTCAATAAAAGTCTTCAAATCACAGAgacaaacatttatgaacaattTAAGTCAGGATTGAGGTGGCATCTCAGCTAATATTTGAGATGCATTTATGGTTGACATTTTCAAAGGCTGTGTTAGAGTCCACCAATCCTCTACGATTTTAAATACTCATATTTCAACCTTGTGTTGGTGGATACAGCCTTCgaaaatgtcaaacataaaCGTATGCTCTATGACTTTAAATACACTTTTATTTACCTTTCAAATTCACACATGTAGATTTTATATTTGTGGTTTTGTGCTTGTTAGAAAGCCATTTGTGGTGATGTTGCT is a genomic window of Antennarius striatus isolate MH-2024 chromosome 2, ASM4005453v1, whole genome shotgun sequence containing:
- the b3galt4 gene encoding beta-1,3-galactosyltransferase 9 — encoded protein: MVGRGLWVCKIRLGKRGTRLGVAPLLCASVSGAALLALLFVDLIESWVTSMSMNAALEPQVGVLPPQSVPPTRPEEFLLMPSPLVCQRAKPHLITMVISAPANQRARQAIRDTWGGVVEAGGLRVMTLFMVGVASDPGLSKLLIEEARERGDVVQGRFLDTYSNLTLKTLSMLGWARRFCPQAHFTAKVDDDVLFNPSALLHFLNKSRNPYEQEDLYLGRVHLKVAPDRDPDSKHYHPPGAYPPSVYPDYCSGTAYVLSRSALLKISLAASALPLSAPLPPEDVFVGLCARVAGVLPSHCPFFSGGPGVPYGRCCYQAMVAVHHISPGEMTRYWAESHSSQRCSWLSVRVSLGVCKVRAMLGTALGLEQGL